In the genome of Planococcus donghaensis, the window CATGCCAGCTATCGGAGAAATTCCAAAAAATATAAATGCATTAAATGCCTTGGATGTTATAGGGGAAACAATTATTATTGCGGATAGTTCCTATATTATTAGATGGATGAATTCTGAAGCATGTCGATTATTAAGTCAAGTCGCTCCTATGTACAATTTGTCTGACTGCAAAGATATGATTGGGAAGAGTATGGACGCTTTTCACAAAAATCCGCAGCATCAAAAAGGGGTTATGAAAAAATTAGAGGGAACTCATCGCACACGCATATCCATTCGCAACCAAGTAATGGCGGACATCGTAGTAACCCCGATTCTAGGTAATAGCGATGAACCAGAAGGCTATATTGTGATGTTGATGGATGTTACAACCCAAGCTGCTGAACAACAACGAAATGAACAGTTGATTAAAGAATTGTCCATTCCTATATTGAGTGTTTGGAATAAAACAATCGCGCTCCCACTGATTGGTGCGTTTGATAAAAGTCGCACCGATCATCTTATTTCTACCGTTTTAATGAGATGCGCTGAGGAGAAAATCGAGTATGTGTTGATAGATTTGAGTGGGATTAAAGAGTTTGAGGATCAAATTCGGCATCAAATTCAAATGATGACTGATACGTTAGATTTAATTGGGGCCACGTGTATTCTAGTGGGAATTAGCCCGAAGTTAGCTATGTCCATTGTGCACTTAAATAGCAATACTCCAATATTTAGTACTACTCATGAAGGATTAAAACATATTATGCATATGCAAAGCCAATAAAAAAGAGCTTATCCAGTAAATGGGATAAGCTCTTTTTTAAAAAATAGAATTGTAATGTTGATAGCTGACTTTACAAGTTGTGTATTTCAACATCACTTGTTTAGACTGGATCTATCCAAGTTTGTGACCACTTCTGAATTTCGTCCATCACTGGTTTTAAAGAGCGTCCTTTTTCGGTTAAAGCATATTCAATACGTACTGGTGTTTCGGGATAAATGGTTCGTGTGATCAAACCTTCTACTTCCAAGTTTTTTAAACGTTCGGATAGCAAGCGACCACTAACCCCAATTACTTCTGTTAAATGGCTAAAACGTTGTGGGCCGGATAACAATTGATAAATAATGAGGCCGGTCCAGCGTTGACTGAGCAGAGAGATTGCTGTCTCAAAACGAGGGCAAATGATGGAAGTATCCATACTCATCACTCCTTTTCATTAATAGTAGCATACAAAAGGGATATTTTAAAAGAATCTAGTTACTTGAAGTTTAGTTATTATAAAAGTATACTAAGTTACATAAAGTAACTATATTGAAGAGGTGGAAAAAATGGATTTTCATAAAAAACCAGTTACTCATGTAGGCAAAGTGGGATTAAAAGTAATAGATCTTCTTAAAATGAAACGATTTTATGAGAAAGTAATTGGTTTTGAGGTTATTTCAGAAGAAGAAGATAAAGTCAGTCTGGGTGTTGGCAGTAAAGTATTGGTGGAACTTGAAGTGGTTAAAGGAGTCACCCCGAAGCAAGGCCGGTATGCAGGGTTGTATCATTTGGCAATATTGTTACCCACTAGAGAATCTTTAGGAAAAATCCTTATCCATCTTGATCAACAAGAGATTCAATTAGGATCAGCAGATCACTTAGTTAGCGAGGCTTTGTATTTCTCAGATCCAGAAGGAAATGGCATCGAAATTTATCGGGATCGGAAACCTGAGCAATGGAACTGGAATAATGATAAAGTTTCTATGGCAGTAGATCCGATTGATGCTCGAGGGTTAGTGGAAGAAGCACGAAAATTTCCAGAACCTTGGAACGGTTTGCCGGCTGAAACCGTAATGGGTCATATTCACTTGCATGTATCTAATCTGGATGAAGCTAAAGAGTTTTATGTAGATGGAATCGGACTAGAAGTCGTTTCAAATTTAGGTGCCCAAGCTTTATTTTTAGCAGATCAAAAATATCATCACCATATTGGAATGAATGTCTGGAATGGTGTGGGGATTCCGGCGCTTCCTGAAAAAGAAGCAGGGCTGCACTATTACACGTTAATGATGGAAAATGAACATCGCAGTGAAATTGCTAAAAATCTTCATTCAATGGGAATAGAAATTGTTGAACACAATGATTATTGGGAAGTCAAAGACCCATCAGGAAATTTCATACGTTTATGTGTTTACTCATAAACTAATAAAAGCCGACTCATAGCTGAGTCGGCTTTTATCATTCGGCAGAAACTTCTTCACAACTATTATCTATCGCCATATAGGCCGTTGTCGTAAATGCTGCTTTTTCTGAGATTTCAGTAGTTAGTTTATTTTTGAGGGCTGCTTCTGAAATCTTATTTTGGCGAGTTTCAATATATGCGTGCATGCTTTCTTGGCTAATTGCTTTTTCTAAAGGGTTGTTATAAAAAGTCAAAAGGATTAATCCACATGCTCCTGCGATTAAAGTGATACCTAAAAGTGAAAGGAATCCCTTCATAGTAAATCCCGCCTTCTTGTGTGTAGTTATGATAAAGAACGCTGAACATAATAAAAAGTTCCCTGTTGCTGCATATTGTCGTTTGCGAGATACTGAGAACAATGACAACATCTAACGAAACAAAGGGGGAGTAAGTATGTTTTCGTTACAAACAACAATTTGTGAGTTGTTTCAAATTGATTATCCACTTATTCAAGCTGGCATGGCGGGTGGACCAACAACTGTAGAATTAGTAGCTGAAGTTAGTAATGCAGGAGGTCTTGGAACTTTAGGGGCAGCATACATGACACCAGAGGCACTAAGAAAAGCCATTAAGGAGATTCAGTCGAAAACTGAAAAGCCATTTGCTGTTAATATTTTCGCTTCTTCGGAACAAGATGACTTTAATCGGTTAGCAGAAGTGCAAAAAGCATTAAGCCCTTTTCGTTCAGAGCTAGAAATCAGCAACCTTGAGCCCACATATTCGTCACCTAATTGGAGTGGAGAACAATTTAATGTTTGTATAGAAGAAGACGTATCAATTATTAGTACTGCCTTTGGTTGTTTTTCTAAAGACCAAATGAAAATCGTAAAAGAACGAAAAGTTAAAACTGTCGTAATGATCACAACAGTAGAAGAAGCAATACTCGCTGAAAAATCCGGAGCAGATGCAGTCGTAGCTCAAGGAAGTGAAGCAGGGGGTCATCGCAGTACGTTTTCACTCGCTCAACATTCATTCGGCGCACAGATTGGCACAATGTCTTTAGTTCCACAAGTAGTAGATGCAATCGAGATTCCGGTTATCGCAGCCGGCGGTATTGTTGATGGACGTGGATTAATTGCTTCGCTTGCGCTTGGGGCACAAGGAGTTCAGATTGGTACCCGGTTTGTTACTGCTAAAGAATCGGGAGCGCATGCACTTTATAAGCAAGCGATATTTGGCAGTACTGAGGAAAGTACGGTGGTAACAAAAAGTTTTTCTGGAAGACCCGCCCGTGGCATCAAAAACCGTTTTATTCGTGAATTTGAACAAAGTGGCATTGAGCCTTTGCCTTTTCCTTCTCAAAACATAGTTACAAAAGATATTCGTGCCGCTGCTGCCAAATTGGAAAATGCAGAATTTATGTCATTGTGGGCAGGACAGTCTACCCGTAGTTTGATAGAAGAAGAAGTTGCTGCTGAAATCGTTCAAGAGATTATGAAAGAAGCAAAAAAACTGCTAACCTGAGCTTTTTGCAGTAGAAAATGATTGGAAGGAAGCTCGAGTTTCCAATAGGCACATGCTATACTAATACAAGTGATTTTTAAAACGAGGAGATTAGACGAATGGAATGGAAGAATATATACCGCGGCATCTTAATGGGAATAAGTGATTTAATCCCAGGAGTAAGCGGAGGCACAATTGCGTTTATTTTAGGGATTTATGATCGTTTGTTACAATCGATCAGTGGATTTTTTAGTCGTAACTGGAGAAAACAACTTGGATTTTTAGTGCCTCTTGGCATAGGGATTGTCATCACTCTGTTGCTGTTTAGCCGAGTGATTGAATATTTATTAGAGCAACATTACGAAGCGACTCAATTTTTCTTCATGGGATTAATCATTGGTGTCATTCCGTATATCATGAAGCAGGCTGAAGTTAAAAAGAACTTTACTTCACGACATGTGATTATTTTATTGGTTATTGGAGCGGCATTGGCAGTGACTGCTTTTATTCCGACAGAGGAAGACTTAGCTCCAATTACATCCCTTACTGTGCCGATTTTCTTTATGTTATTTTTCTCAGGATGGTTGGCAAGTATGGCGATGTTGTTGCCGGGAATTAGCGGATCCTTTATTTTGTTATTGTTAGGTGTGTATTCAACGGCTATTAACGCCTTATCCACTTTAAACATTCCGGTTGTCTTCGCAATCGGTGCTGGCGTCATCGTTGGATTTATCGTCAGCAGTAAGGCAATACAATATTTACTTCAACATTTTACTTATGTTACTTACGCTGCTATTATCGGACTGATTCTCGGGTCGTTGTTTGTTGTCTTCCCAGGATTTTCGTCTGATCCAACTACGCTGATTACGAGCCTAGTAACGTTTGGACTTGGGCTTTCGTTTACGTTACTGTTTAGTTCACCTAAAAAAACGGCTATTACAGAAGAAGTTTAATAAAATAAAGCGATTCTTTTTTCATTTTACAAAGATCAACCCTTTCCATAGCGATTTTTCAAAAAGAGGTGCCATCATCGATGATGGCACCTCTTTTTTATGCCCGTCGAAGCTACATGGACGCTTACACTTTTCTTGTTGTCTAGTTCCAGCGTCCAGCTTCTAGGGTCATAAGCCACTCCAACTGTGCAGCAAAGAACGCCGCTTCGTCAGAGTGTCTTATACCCGTCGAAGCTACACGGACGCTTC includes:
- a CDS encoding STAS domain-containing protein is translated as MPAIGEIPKNINALNALDVIGETIIIADSSYIIRWMNSEACRLLSQVAPMYNLSDCKDMIGKSMDAFHKNPQHQKGVMKKLEGTHRTRISIRNQVMADIVVTPILGNSDEPEGYIVMLMDVTTQAAEQQRNEQLIKELSIPILSVWNKTIALPLIGAFDKSRTDHLISTVLMRCAEEKIEYVLIDLSGIKEFEDQIRHQIQMMTDTLDLIGATCILVGISPKLAMSIVHLNSNTPIFSTTHEGLKHIMHMQSQ
- a CDS encoding winged helix-turn-helix transcriptional regulator, which produces MDTSIICPRFETAISLLSQRWTGLIIYQLLSGPQRFSHLTEVIGVSGRLLSERLKNLEVEGLITRTIYPETPVRIEYALTEKGRSLKPVMDEIQKWSQTWIDPV
- a CDS encoding VOC family protein, which gives rise to MDFHKKPVTHVGKVGLKVIDLLKMKRFYEKVIGFEVISEEEDKVSLGVGSKVLVELEVVKGVTPKQGRYAGLYHLAILLPTRESLGKILIHLDQQEIQLGSADHLVSEALYFSDPEGNGIEIYRDRKPEQWNWNNDKVSMAVDPIDARGLVEEARKFPEPWNGLPAETVMGHIHLHVSNLDEAKEFYVDGIGLEVVSNLGAQALFLADQKYHHHIGMNVWNGVGIPALPEKEAGLHYYTLMMENEHRSEIAKNLHSMGIEIVEHNDYWEVKDPSGNFIRLCVYS
- a CDS encoding NAD(P)H-dependent flavin oxidoreductase, whose amino-acid sequence is MFSLQTTICELFQIDYPLIQAGMAGGPTTVELVAEVSNAGGLGTLGAAYMTPEALRKAIKEIQSKTEKPFAVNIFASSEQDDFNRLAEVQKALSPFRSELEISNLEPTYSSPNWSGEQFNVCIEEDVSIISTAFGCFSKDQMKIVKERKVKTVVMITTVEEAILAEKSGADAVVAQGSEAGGHRSTFSLAQHSFGAQIGTMSLVPQVVDAIEIPVIAAGGIVDGRGLIASLALGAQGVQIGTRFVTAKESGAHALYKQAIFGSTEESTVVTKSFSGRPARGIKNRFIREFEQSGIEPLPFPSQNIVTKDIRAAAAKLENAEFMSLWAGQSTRSLIEEEVAAEIVQEIMKEAKKLLT
- a CDS encoding DUF368 domain-containing protein, yielding MEWKNIYRGILMGISDLIPGVSGGTIAFILGIYDRLLQSISGFFSRNWRKQLGFLVPLGIGIVITLLLFSRVIEYLLEQHYEATQFFFMGLIIGVIPYIMKQAEVKKNFTSRHVIILLVIGAALAVTAFIPTEEDLAPITSLTVPIFFMLFFSGWLASMAMLLPGISGSFILLLLGVYSTAINALSTLNIPVVFAIGAGVIVGFIVSSKAIQYLLQHFTYVTYAAIIGLILGSLFVVFPGFSSDPTTLITSLVTFGLGLSFTLLFSSPKKTAITEEV